One genomic region from Gadus morhua chromosome 9, gadMor3.0, whole genome shotgun sequence encodes:
- the nrg4 gene encoding pro-neuregulin-4, membrane-bound isoform, whose product MMADHGEPCTALQASYCMNGGTCYQIPLMEALSCVCSSSYIGSRCEQFQLQSTSVNGGHAGLITAVVIVTLLVLTVVAFVLYYACKTWKTKTDSSRSGRQQYWRVKSRV is encoded by the exons ATGATGGCAG ATCACGGAGAACCCTGCACTGCCTTGCAGGCCTCATACTGCATGAATGGTGGAACATGCTACCAAATACCTTTAATGGAGGCACTCTCCTGTGT GTGCAGTTCAAGCTACATCGGCAGCAGGTGTGAGCAGTTTCAGCTCCAGAGCACATCCGTCAACGGGGGGCATGCGGGTCTGATCACAGCCGTGGTGATCGTCACTCTTCTCGTCTTAACAGTCGTGGCCTTCGTCCTCTACTACGCATGCAA GACGTGGAAAACCAAAACAGACAGCTCACGGAGCGGCCGACAACAGTACTGGAGGGTGAAGTCTAGAGTATGA
- the lactb gene encoding serine beta-lactamase-like protein LACTB, mitochondrial isoform X2 — translation MSPLLMPLRFRAMCKYKSIARYSNAMAKGGRWRVGYRLSDKQMNAWSQQQRQYIGKSSTENSNTKFYLWFGGIGAGIVLALGLKYRNDGGNSLCDAEVSDEKRIGTYHSAVRVSRDLVERIKYEVGAPGLVIGVSVDGQQVWCEGFGYADLENRIACRPETVMRIASISKSLTTAAVAHLCEEGKLDLDLPVQQYVPEFPAKQFDGEDVTITPRMILSHLSGIRHYERDAKKVRENKEKAKRPLRSPIKEETSLNKGDEKNTNTEENISKESKQAKPTERKKEFEQEEYYLKTNFENVFQALDLFKDDPLIFKPGSTFLYSTHAFTLLSAVVERAAGQNFLDLMGNMFHELGMVHTVPEENEPIIYHRSRYYHLNKKGRVVNCPYVDNSYKWAGGGFLSTAGDLLLFGNTLLYSYQLAPLKDTNGLLPGFLRPQTSLDLWAPVDRTEASWDKDGLYAQGWLVVEKSQKYGQCKRRRHYVSHTGGAVGASSVLLILPSERTPQPEGTRAEFLPRGIVVTIITNMQSVGLNSTALKIAYEFDKATKESL, via the exons ATGTCGCCGTTGTTAATGCCTCTGCGTTTTCGTGCTATGTGTAAATATAAGTCAATCGCACGTTATTCAAATGCGATGGCGAAAGGAGGTAGATGGCGTGTCGGCTACCGACTGTCGGATAAGCAGATGAACGCCTGGTCACAACAACAAAGGCAGTACATAGGAAAGTCTAGTACAGAGAACTCCAACACCAAGTTCTATCTGTGGTTTGGTGGAATCGGAGCGGGGATAGTTCTAGCGCTTGGACTCAAGTATCGTAATGATGGTGGCAACAGTTTATGCGATGCTGAAGTTTCAGATGAGAAGAGAATCGGCACGTATCATTCAGCCGTCAGGGTCAGTAGAGACCTGGTGGAACGAATAAAG TACGAGGTGGGGGCACCTGGATTGGTCATTGGAGTCTCTGTAGATGGCCAGCAGGTGTGGTGTGAAG GCTTTGGTTATGCTGATCTGGAAAACCGCATAGCATGCAGACCAGAGACAGTGATGCGCATCGCCAGCATCAGTAAATCCCTCACAACCGCAGCTGTGGCTCACCTCTGTGAAGAGGGAAAACTAGACCTGGATCTGCCCGTTCAGCAATATGTCCCTGAGTTTCCTGCTAAACAGTTTGATGGAGAAGAT GTCACCATTACCCCGAGAATGATTCTGTCTCACCTCAGTGGGATTCGCCACTATGAAAGAGATGCcaagaaagtgagagaaaacAAGGAGAAAGCAAAGAGACCTTTGAGGTCACCAATCAAAGAAGAGACTAGCTTGAATAAAGGTGATGAGAAGAATACAAACACAGAAGAGAACATCTCCAAGGAATCCAAACAAGCAAAACCCacggagaggaagaaagagttTGAGCAGGAGGAGTACTACCTGAAAACCAACTTTGAGAATGTCTTCCAGGCCTTGGACCTGTTCAAGGATGACCCGCTCATCTTCAAACCCG GCTCCACCTTCCTGTACTCCACCCATGCCTTCACCCTTCTCAGTGCTGTCGTTGAGCGGGCGGCCGGGCAGAACTTTTTGGATCTCATGGGGAACATGTTCCATGAGCTGGGGATGGTCCACACGGTGCCAGAGGAGAATGAGCCCATCATTTACCACCGCTCACG ATATTACCACCTGAACAAGAAGGGGCGGGTGGTGAACTGCCCATATGTAGACAACTCCTACAAGTGGGCCGGAGGTGGCTTTCTGTCCACAGCTGGAGATCTGCTCTTGTTCGGCAATACCCTGCTCTACAGCTACCAGCTTGCCCCGCTGAAGGACACCAACGGTCTTCTGCCTGGCTTCCTCAGACCACAGACCTCCCTGGATCTCTGGGCCCCAGTGGACAGGACAGAGGCCAGCTGGGATAAGGACGGACTGTATGCCCAAGGGTGGTTAGTAGTGGAGAAATCCCAAAAGTATGGCCAGTGCAAACGTCGCAGGCACTATGTTTCACacacagggggcgctgttggaGCCAGTAGTGTTCTGTTGATATTACCAAGTGAAAGGACACCTCAGCCTGAAGGAACGAGGGCAGAGTTCCTCCCCCGGGGAATTGTGGTCACCATCATCACTAACATGCAATCTGTGGGGCTTAATAGCACGGCACTGAAAATAGCCTACGAGTTTGACAAAGCTACTAAGGAGAGCTTGTAA
- the lactb gene encoding serine beta-lactamase-like protein LACTB, mitochondrial isoform X1 has product MSPLLMPLRFRAMCKYKSIARYSNAMAKGGRWRVGYRLSDKQMNAWSQQQRQYIGKSSTENSNTKFYLWFGGIGAGIVLALGLKYRNDGGNSLCDAEVSDEKRIGTYHSAVRVSRDLVERIKVGSKYEVGAPGLVIGVSVDGQQVWCEGFGYADLENRIACRPETVMRIASISKSLTTAAVAHLCEEGKLDLDLPVQQYVPEFPAKQFDGEDVTITPRMILSHLSGIRHYERDAKKVRENKEKAKRPLRSPIKEETSLNKGDEKNTNTEENISKESKQAKPTERKKEFEQEEYYLKTNFENVFQALDLFKDDPLIFKPGSTFLYSTHAFTLLSAVVERAAGQNFLDLMGNMFHELGMVHTVPEENEPIIYHRSRYYHLNKKGRVVNCPYVDNSYKWAGGGFLSTAGDLLLFGNTLLYSYQLAPLKDTNGLLPGFLRPQTSLDLWAPVDRTEASWDKDGLYAQGWLVVEKSQKYGQCKRRRHYVSHTGGAVGASSVLLILPSERTPQPEGTRAEFLPRGIVVTIITNMQSVGLNSTALKIAYEFDKATKESL; this is encoded by the exons ATGTCGCCGTTGTTAATGCCTCTGCGTTTTCGTGCTATGTGTAAATATAAGTCAATCGCACGTTATTCAAATGCGATGGCGAAAGGAGGTAGATGGCGTGTCGGCTACCGACTGTCGGATAAGCAGATGAACGCCTGGTCACAACAACAAAGGCAGTACATAGGAAAGTCTAGTACAGAGAACTCCAACACCAAGTTCTATCTGTGGTTTGGTGGAATCGGAGCGGGGATAGTTCTAGCGCTTGGACTCAAGTATCGTAATGATGGTGGCAACAGTTTATGCGATGCTGAAGTTTCAGATGAGAAGAGAATCGGCACGTATCATTCAGCCGTCAGGGTCAGTAGAGACCTGGTGGAACGAATAAAGGTAGGCAGCAAG TACGAGGTGGGGGCACCTGGATTGGTCATTGGAGTCTCTGTAGATGGCCAGCAGGTGTGGTGTGAAG GCTTTGGTTATGCTGATCTGGAAAACCGCATAGCATGCAGACCAGAGACAGTGATGCGCATCGCCAGCATCAGTAAATCCCTCACAACCGCAGCTGTGGCTCACCTCTGTGAAGAGGGAAAACTAGACCTGGATCTGCCCGTTCAGCAATATGTCCCTGAGTTTCCTGCTAAACAGTTTGATGGAGAAGAT GTCACCATTACCCCGAGAATGATTCTGTCTCACCTCAGTGGGATTCGCCACTATGAAAGAGATGCcaagaaagtgagagaaaacAAGGAGAAAGCAAAGAGACCTTTGAGGTCACCAATCAAAGAAGAGACTAGCTTGAATAAAGGTGATGAGAAGAATACAAACACAGAAGAGAACATCTCCAAGGAATCCAAACAAGCAAAACCCacggagaggaagaaagagttTGAGCAGGAGGAGTACTACCTGAAAACCAACTTTGAGAATGTCTTCCAGGCCTTGGACCTGTTCAAGGATGACCCGCTCATCTTCAAACCCG GCTCCACCTTCCTGTACTCCACCCATGCCTTCACCCTTCTCAGTGCTGTCGTTGAGCGGGCGGCCGGGCAGAACTTTTTGGATCTCATGGGGAACATGTTCCATGAGCTGGGGATGGTCCACACGGTGCCAGAGGAGAATGAGCCCATCATTTACCACCGCTCACG ATATTACCACCTGAACAAGAAGGGGCGGGTGGTGAACTGCCCATATGTAGACAACTCCTACAAGTGGGCCGGAGGTGGCTTTCTGTCCACAGCTGGAGATCTGCTCTTGTTCGGCAATACCCTGCTCTACAGCTACCAGCTTGCCCCGCTGAAGGACACCAACGGTCTTCTGCCTGGCTTCCTCAGACCACAGACCTCCCTGGATCTCTGGGCCCCAGTGGACAGGACAGAGGCCAGCTGGGATAAGGACGGACTGTATGCCCAAGGGTGGTTAGTAGTGGAGAAATCCCAAAAGTATGGCCAGTGCAAACGTCGCAGGCACTATGTTTCACacacagggggcgctgttggaGCCAGTAGTGTTCTGTTGATATTACCAAGTGAAAGGACACCTCAGCCTGAAGGAACGAGGGCAGAGTTCCTCCCCCGGGGAATTGTGGTCACCATCATCACTAACATGCAATCTGTGGGGCTTAATAGCACGGCACTGAAAATAGCCTACGAGTTTGACAAAGCTACTAAGGAGAGCTTGTAA
- the tpm1 gene encoding tropomyosin alpha-1 chain isoform X13: MSSCCTIQSVIAPHLNFKEFLKQCIAQCVTSIDTMAGAISLESVKRKIKSLQDQAEVAEDRAERLKQELGLQKKAREEAESDVASLNRRIQLVEEELDRAQERLATALTKLEEAEKAADESERGMKVIENRAMKDEEKMELQEIQLKEAKHIAEEADRKYEEVARKLVIIESDLERTEERAELSEGQARRTEEELRVLEQSLKSLNSSGIQYSQKEDKYEEEIKVLTDKLKEAETRAEFAERSVAKLEKTIDDLEEKLTHAKEENLDMTQMLDQTLMELNNM; encoded by the exons ATGTCTTCCTGTTGTACCATTCAAAGCGTCATTGCGCCTCATTTAAATTTCAAGGAATTCCTGAAGCAGTGTATAGCCCAGTGTGTTACATCTATAGATACAATGGCCGGTGCCATATCGCTGGAATCAGTCAAACGAAAAATAAAATCTTTACAAGACCAGGCAGAGGTTGCAGAAGACAGAGCTGAGCGATTAAAGCAGGAGTTGGGACTGCAGAAAAAAGCCAGAGAAGAA GCTGAGAGCGATGTCGCTTCCCTTAACAGACGCATCCAGCTGGTTGAGGAGGAGTTGGATCGTGCCCAGGAGCGTCTGGCCACTGCCCTGACCaagctggaggaggctgagaagGCAGCTGATGAGAGCGAGAG AGGCATGAAGGTTATTGAGAACAGAGCCATGAAGGACGAGGAGAAGATGGAGCTGCAGGAGATCCAGCTGAAGGAAGCCAAACACATCGCTGAGGAGGCTGACCGCAAATACGAGGAG GTTGCCCGTAAGCTGGTCATCATTGAGAGTGACCTGGAGCGCACAGAGGAGCGCGCTGAGCTCTCAGAAGG CCAGGCGAGAAGGACGGAGGAAGAGCTCAGAGTGTTGGAGCAGAGCCTCAAATCACTCAACTCCTCCGGTATACAG TACTCCCAGAAGGAGGACAAGTACGAGGAGGAGATCAAGGTCCTCACCGACAAGCTGAAGGAG gctgagaCTCGTGCTGAGTTCGCTGAGAGATCAGTAGCCAAGCTTGAGAAGACCATTGATGACCTGGAAG AGAAATTGACACATGCTAAAGAGGAGAACCTTGACATGACTCAGATGCTGGACCAGACTCTAATGGAACTGAACAATATGTGA
- the tpm1 gene encoding tropomyosin alpha-1 chain isoform X11, translating to MSSCCTIQSVIAPHLNFKEFLKQCIAQCVTSIDTMAGAISLESVKRKIKSLQDQAEVAEDRAERLKQELGLQKKAREEAESDVASLNRRIQLVEEELDRAQERLATALTKLEEAEKAADESERGMKVIENRAMKDEEKMELQEIQLKEAKHIAEEADRKYEEVARKLVIIESDLERTEERAELSEGKCSELEEELKTVTNNLKSLEAQAEKYSQKEDKYEEEIKVLTDKLKEAETRAEFAERSVAKLEKTIDDLEEKLTHAKEENLDMTQMLDQTLMELNNM from the exons ATGTCTTCCTGTTGTACCATTCAAAGCGTCATTGCGCCTCATTTAAATTTCAAGGAATTCCTGAAGCAGTGTATAGCCCAGTGTGTTACATCTATAGATACAATGGCCGGTGCCATATCGCTGGAATCAGTCAAACGAAAAATAAAATCTTTACAAGACCAGGCAGAGGTTGCAGAAGACAGAGCTGAGCGATTAAAGCAGGAGTTGGGACTGCAGAAAAAAGCCAGAGAAGAA GCTGAGAGCGATGTCGCTTCCCTTAACAGACGCATCCAGCTGGTTGAGGAGGAGTTGGATCGTGCCCAGGAGCGTCTGGCCACTGCCCTGACCaagctggaggaggctgagaagGCAGCTGATGAGAGCGAGAG AGGCATGAAGGTTATTGAGAACAGAGCCATGAAGGACGAGGAGAAGATGGAGCTGCAGGAGATCCAGCTGAAGGAAGCCAAACACATCGCTGAGGAGGCTGACCGCAAATACGAGGAG GTTGCCCGTAAGCTGGTCATCATTGAGAGTGACCTGGAGCGCACAGAGGAGCGCGCTGAGCTCTCAGAAGG CAAATGCTCTGAGCTTGAAGAAGAGTTGAAAACTGTGACCAACAACCTGAAGTCACTGGAGGCCCAGGCCGAGAAG TACTCCCAGAAGGAGGACAAGTACGAGGAGGAGATCAAGGTCCTCACCGACAAGCTGAAGGAG gctgagaCTCGTGCTGAGTTCGCTGAGAGATCAGTAGCCAAGCTTGAGAAGACCATTGATGACCTGGAAG AGAAATTGACACATGCTAAAGAGGAGAACCTTGACATGACTCAGATGCTGGACCAGACTCTAATGGAACTGAACAATATGTGA
- the tpm1 gene encoding tropomyosin alpha-1 chain isoform X12: MSSCCTIQSVIAPHLNFKEFLKQCIAQCVTSIDTMAGAISLESVKRKIKSLQDQAEVAEDRAERLKQELGLQKKAREEAESDVASLNRRIQLVEEELDRAQERLATALTKLEEAEKAADESERGMKVIENRAMKDEEKMELQEIQLKEAKHIAEEADRKYEEVARKLVIIESDLERTEERAELSEGQARRTEEELRVLEQSLKSLNSSGIQYSQKEDKYEEEIKVLTDKLKEAETRAEFAERSVAKLEKTIDDLEDELYAQKLKYKAISEELDHALNDMTSI, from the exons ATGTCTTCCTGTTGTACCATTCAAAGCGTCATTGCGCCTCATTTAAATTTCAAGGAATTCCTGAAGCAGTGTATAGCCCAGTGTGTTACATCTATAGATACAATGGCCGGTGCCATATCGCTGGAATCAGTCAAACGAAAAATAAAATCTTTACAAGACCAGGCAGAGGTTGCAGAAGACAGAGCTGAGCGATTAAAGCAGGAGTTGGGACTGCAGAAAAAAGCCAGAGAAGAA GCTGAGAGCGATGTCGCTTCCCTTAACAGACGCATCCAGCTGGTTGAGGAGGAGTTGGATCGTGCCCAGGAGCGTCTGGCCACTGCCCTGACCaagctggaggaggctgagaagGCAGCTGATGAGAGCGAGAG AGGCATGAAGGTTATTGAGAACAGAGCCATGAAGGACGAGGAGAAGATGGAGCTGCAGGAGATCCAGCTGAAGGAAGCCAAACACATCGCTGAGGAGGCTGACCGCAAATACGAGGAG GTTGCCCGTAAGCTGGTCATCATTGAGAGTGACCTGGAGCGCACAGAGGAGCGCGCTGAGCTCTCAGAAGG CCAGGCGAGAAGGACGGAGGAAGAGCTCAGAGTGTTGGAGCAGAGCCTCAAATCACTCAACTCCTCCGGTATACAG TACTCCCAGAAGGAGGACAAGTACGAGGAGGAGATCAAGGTCCTCACCGACAAGCTGAAGGAG gctgagaCTCGTGCTGAGTTCGCTGAGAGATCAGTAGCCAAGCTTGAGAAGACCATTGATGACCTGGAAG ACGAGCTGTACGCCCAGAAACTGAAGTACAAGGCCATCAGCGAGGAGCTGGACCACGCCCTCAACGACATGACCTCCAT ATAA
- the tpm1 gene encoding tropomyosin alpha-1 chain isoform X10, giving the protein MSSCCTIQSVIAPHLNFKEFLKQCIAQCVTSIDTMAGAISLESVKRKIKSLQDQAEVAEDRAERLKQELGLQKKAREEAESDVASLNRRIQLVEEELDRAQERLATALTKLEEAEKAADESERGMKVIENRAMKDEEKMELQEIQLKEAKHIAEEADRKYEEVARKLVIIESDLERTEERAELSEGKCSELEEELKTVTNNLKSLEAQAEKYSQKEDKYEEEIKVLTDKLKEAETRAEFAERSVAKLEKTIDDLEDELYAQKLKYKAISEELDHALNDMTSI; this is encoded by the exons ATGTCTTCCTGTTGTACCATTCAAAGCGTCATTGCGCCTCATTTAAATTTCAAGGAATTCCTGAAGCAGTGTATAGCCCAGTGTGTTACATCTATAGATACAATGGCCGGTGCCATATCGCTGGAATCAGTCAAACGAAAAATAAAATCTTTACAAGACCAGGCAGAGGTTGCAGAAGACAGAGCTGAGCGATTAAAGCAGGAGTTGGGACTGCAGAAAAAAGCCAGAGAAGAA GCTGAGAGCGATGTCGCTTCCCTTAACAGACGCATCCAGCTGGTTGAGGAGGAGTTGGATCGTGCCCAGGAGCGTCTGGCCACTGCCCTGACCaagctggaggaggctgagaagGCAGCTGATGAGAGCGAGAG AGGCATGAAGGTTATTGAGAACAGAGCCATGAAGGACGAGGAGAAGATGGAGCTGCAGGAGATCCAGCTGAAGGAAGCCAAACACATCGCTGAGGAGGCTGACCGCAAATACGAGGAG GTTGCCCGTAAGCTGGTCATCATTGAGAGTGACCTGGAGCGCACAGAGGAGCGCGCTGAGCTCTCAGAAGG CAAATGCTCTGAGCTTGAAGAAGAGTTGAAAACTGTGACCAACAACCTGAAGTCACTGGAGGCCCAGGCCGAGAAG TACTCCCAGAAGGAGGACAAGTACGAGGAGGAGATCAAGGTCCTCACCGACAAGCTGAAGGAG gctgagaCTCGTGCTGAGTTCGCTGAGAGATCAGTAGCCAAGCTTGAGAAGACCATTGATGACCTGGAAG ACGAGCTGTACGCCCAGAAACTGAAGTACAAGGCCATCAGCGAGGAGCTGGACCACGCCCTCAACGACATGACCTCCAT ATAA